From Staphylococcus delphini, one genomic window encodes:
- a CDS encoding FtsB family cell division protein, whose translation MAQKIQNIGNQYTSQKNAKKQRHERRKKVVKKRISVFGGILLAIIIVLLVMLMVQVKGNHEASVERQKKEAQYQKLQDQEIELKEQLNNLNDEAYVEKIARDEYYLSNDGEIIFKLPEDAKNDKQSEKK comes from the coding sequence ATGGCCCAAAAAATTCAAAATATCGGCAACCAGTATACAAGCCAAAAAAATGCTAAAAAGCAGCGACATGAACGCCGGAAAAAAGTTGTAAAAAAACGCATTTCTGTTTTCGGAGGGATATTGCTCGCCATCATTATTGTGCTGTTAGTGATGTTGATGGTACAAGTGAAAGGGAACCACGAAGCATCGGTAGAACGTCAAAAGAAAGAAGCGCAATATCAAAAGTTACAAGATCAAGAAATTGAATTAAAAGAACAACTAAACAATCTGAATGATGAAGCGTATGTCGAAAAAATCGCGAGAGACGAGTACTATTTAAGTAATGATGGTGAAATTATTTTCAAATTGCCAGAGGACGCCAAGAACGATAAGCAGTCCGAGAAAAAGTAG
- a CDS encoding RNA-binding S4 domain-containing protein, translated as MRLDKYLKVSRLIKRRTLAKELSDQGRVAVNGNTAKAGTDVKIDDELVIQFGQKIVTVKVTGLNEHATKENAKGMFELVKEERIQ; from the coding sequence ATGAGACTCGATAAGTATTTAAAAGTGTCACGCTTAATTAAACGTCGCACACTCGCTAAAGAACTGAGTGATCAAGGGCGTGTTGCGGTGAATGGGAACACTGCCAAAGCGGGGACAGACGTGAAAATAGATGATGAGTTAGTGATTCAATTTGGTCAAAAAATCGTTACGGTTAAAGTCACAGGATTAAACGAGCATGCGACAAAAGAAAATGCTAAAGGGATGTTCGAACTCGTTAAAGAAGAGCGCATTCAGTAA
- a CDS encoding MazG nucleotide pyrophosphohydrolase domain-containing protein encodes MTQQLTIIGLGNYGLDELPVSIYKLIQQQSKIYVRTKAHPVIAQLEGIAIESFDDVYEAHETFEPVYQAITERLFEYAQHEDIVYAVPGHPRVAETTTQLLLQNAPQHNVTVKVLGGRSFIDDVFEAVNVDPNDGFTMLDATALTVDMLNPRTATVVTQVYSDMVAGSLKLTLMERYPDDFEVMVVDGAHQGGAQVTRCPIYALDHDVTYTNLTSVFVPKVTDETALYGDFDYADQVIARLVDDEHGCPWDKVQTHQTLKRYLLEETYELFEAIDNEDDWHMIEELGDILLQVLLHTNIGRKEGYMDTREVVASLTEKMIRRHPHIFGSESAQNVDDVKAIWKTEKQAEGKKERVKFEKVFATHFLKLYDEVKNKDFTEEELKAYIEQGDSDETR; translated from the coding sequence ATGACACAGCAACTGACAATTATAGGATTAGGGAACTACGGTTTAGACGAATTACCCGTAAGTATATACAAATTAATCCAACAACAATCTAAAATTTATGTGCGTACGAAAGCGCATCCCGTGATTGCACAATTAGAAGGCATCGCGATCGAAAGTTTTGACGATGTTTACGAAGCGCATGAAACATTTGAACCAGTGTATCAAGCGATAACAGAGCGATTGTTCGAGTATGCGCAACATGAAGACATCGTGTATGCTGTGCCGGGTCATCCACGCGTGGCCGAGACGACGACACAGCTATTGTTGCAAAATGCACCCCAACATAATGTGACAGTTAAAGTGTTAGGTGGACGTAGTTTTATTGATGATGTATTTGAAGCAGTCAATGTCGATCCGAACGATGGCTTTACGATGTTAGATGCAACGGCGCTAACGGTAGACATGCTCAATCCACGGACAGCAACAGTCGTGACGCAAGTTTATAGTGACATGGTTGCCGGTAGCTTAAAGTTAACCTTGATGGAACGTTACCCGGATGACTTTGAAGTGATGGTTGTTGACGGGGCACATCAAGGTGGGGCACAAGTGACGCGTTGTCCAATATATGCATTAGATCATGATGTAACGTATACGAATTTAACGAGTGTCTTTGTACCGAAAGTGACTGATGAGACAGCGTTATATGGTGATTTTGATTATGCGGACCAAGTGATTGCGCGTTTAGTTGACGATGAACACGGTTGCCCTTGGGATAAAGTCCAAACGCATCAAACGTTAAAGCGCTATTTACTCGAAGAAACGTACGAGTTATTTGAAGCGATTGATAACGAAGATGATTGGCATATGATTGAAGAGCTCGGCGATATCTTGTTACAAGTGTTGTTGCATACGAATATCGGTCGTAAAGAAGGGTACATGGATACGCGTGAAGTCGTAGCAAGCTTGACTGAAAAGATGATTCGACGCCATCCGCACATTTTTGGTAGTGAAAGTGCGCAAAATGTCGACGATGTGAAAGCGATTTGGAAAACTGAAAAGCAAGCAGAAGGTAAAAAAGAACGTGTTAAATTTGAGAAAGTATTTGCGACCCATTTCTTAAAATTGTATGATGAAGTCAAAAATAAAGACTTTACGGAAGAAGAACTTAAAGCTTATATAGAACAGGGGGATAGTGATGAGACTCGATAA
- a CDS encoding polysaccharide biosynthesis C-terminal domain-containing protein — translation MKSNTAFNGVVVLTLGLIVVKILSALYRVPYQNVLGDEGLYAYQQIYPIVALGVVLSSNALPSAYTQMLGHQRVSKPFFIRLCRILTGVGLVICALMFIGAKAVALLMGDPQLTPMIRAASFSFISVGALGLLRGYFQSQYEMHMPAYSQVLEQFVRVGLIGVVIGLFIFQDLSIYQAGMWAIVASTAGFVVATVFLAFKSHLPAMSIDQESLQWRRFLVATVVFAISHLIVILWQVVDSFTIVNMLRYGTGLTFDEAITQKGIFDRGASFIQMGLIVTTTFCFVLIPLLTDTKKNGQRQQMHSYANASLKITIVISSASGIGLVNLIPLLNRVFFERAALTGTLSLYMLTVICVSLIMMYIALLEVHEQFRMIMKALVIGIVTKGVLNSIAIPLFGILGASIATVSSLVVFVVVLHHRVVQLYRLHALRKFYVKLVLALLVMTAVVQLCHYLIPAETRFGGLVELLIAAMVGVGSIVFMLLYLNILSKEEWIHLPFGDKVISWEKGRKS, via the coding sequence ATGAAGTCTAACACAGCATTTAATGGTGTCGTTGTCCTGACGTTAGGGTTGATTGTCGTCAAAATATTGAGTGCTTTATATCGTGTCCCTTATCAAAATGTACTCGGCGATGAAGGATTGTATGCGTATCAACAAATTTACCCTATTGTGGCGTTAGGTGTAGTATTGTCGAGCAATGCGTTGCCGAGTGCGTATACGCAAATGTTAGGGCATCAGCGTGTATCGAAACCCTTCTTCATTCGGTTATGTCGAATATTGACAGGTGTAGGTCTAGTCATTTGTGCGCTGATGTTCATCGGTGCGAAAGCGGTCGCGTTGTTAATGGGTGATCCGCAATTAACGCCGATGATTCGAGCGGCAAGTTTCAGTTTTATTTCTGTAGGCGCGCTCGGTTTATTGCGTGGCTATTTTCAATCTCAATACGAAATGCACATGCCCGCGTATTCACAAGTGTTGGAACAATTTGTCCGCGTCGGTTTAATTGGTGTTGTGATCGGGTTGTTTATCTTTCAAGACTTGTCGATTTATCAGGCAGGCATGTGGGCGATTGTCGCGTCAACTGCAGGTTTTGTAGTAGCGACGGTGTTTTTAGCTTTCAAAAGTCACCTACCTGCTATGTCCATCGATCAAGAAAGCTTGCAGTGGCGTCGTTTTCTCGTTGCGACAGTCGTTTTTGCAATCAGTCATTTAATCGTCATTTTATGGCAAGTGGTCGATAGCTTTACAATTGTGAATATGTTGCGTTACGGTACAGGACTCACGTTTGATGAAGCGATTACGCAAAAAGGAATTTTCGATCGTGGCGCGTCCTTTATTCAAATGGGGCTCATCGTCACAACGACATTTTGTTTCGTGTTAATTCCACTTTTGACAGATACGAAGAAAAATGGACAGCGCCAACAAATGCACAGTTATGCGAATGCCTCACTGAAAATTACGATTGTGATCAGCAGTGCGAGCGGTATTGGGCTTGTCAATTTAATTCCGTTACTCAACCGTGTCTTTTTTGAACGCGCAGCATTGACGGGGACATTGTCGCTATATATGTTAACCGTCATATGCGTGTCACTCATTATGATGTACATCGCGTTGCTAGAAGTGCATGAACAATTTCGTATGATTATGAAAGCACTCGTCATCGGAATCGTCACAAAAGGCGTGCTCAACAGCATTGCGATTCCGTTGTTTGGTATTTTGGGTGCAAGTATAGCGACGGTCAGTTCTTTAGTCGTGTTCGTTGTTGTCTTACATCATCGCGTCGTACAGCTCTATCGCCTTCACGCCTTGCGAAAGTTTTATGTGAAATTGGTTTTAGCTTTATTGGTCATGACAGCTGTTGTACAATTATGTCATTATCTCATTCCTGCTGAGACACGTTTCGGTGGTTTAGTTGAACTCCTTATTGCAGCTATGGTCGGTGTCGGTAGCATCGTCTTCATGCTGTTGTACCTCAATATTTTAAGTAAAGAAGAATGGATTCATTTACCGTTTGGCGATAAAGTCATTTCGTGGGAGAAAGGAAGAAAGTCATGA
- the mfd gene encoding transcription-repair coupling factor — translation MINEIINRDSRFKDLAEQVGQSNVLVTGLTPAAKASIIAELYQSDHRQVVLVTNNLYQADKIEADLLQFVPADEVYKYPVQDIMTEEFSTQSPELMSERVRTLTALANDRRGLFIVPLNGLKKLLTPKKMWRDHQMTFEVGDDIEIDAFLEKLVSMGYRRESVVSNIGEFSVRGGIIDVYPLLGEPIRIELFDTEVDSIRQFDVETQRSSENIDSAEITTAHDYIMTEAVRQQMMTALKSAYETTRPKIDKSVRQDLKETYDSFQMIEDTHFDPQILRRLVAFMYETPTTILDYLKDNAVILVDEYNRVRETEDSLSVETEDFLQNLIESGKGFIGQRFMDDEAFDRMLRQFKITFFTLFTASMQMKLDDMIKFSCKPVQQFYGQYDIMTSEFQRYMRQEDRVVVMVETATKKERIQAMLSEMHIPTLLEPDVDTMAPGHAAIIEGSLSEGFELPYMSLVVVTERELFKSKQKKSTKKRRKTLSNAEKIKSYQELNVGDYVVHVHHGVGRYLGVETLAVGDVHRDYIKIQYQGTDQLFVPVDQMEQVQKYVGSEDKSPKLYKLGGSEWKKTKAKVQRSVEDIADELIALYKEREQSVGYQFGPDTEEQYAFEMDFPYDLTDDQAKSIIEIKNDMESQRPMDRLLCGDVGYGKTEVAVRAAFKAVMSGKQVAFLVPTTILAQQHYETLIERMRDFPVEIHLMSRFRTPKEVRETKEGLKSGFVDIVVGTHKLLGKTVEYKDLGLLIVDEEQRFGVRHKEKIKQLKANVDVLTLTATPIPRTLHMSMLGVRDLSIIETPPENRFPVQTYVLEQNTNFIKEALERELSRDGQVFYLYNRVSAIYEKREQLQMLMPDASIGVAHGQLPERDLEETMLDFINGEYDILVTTTIIETGVDVPNANTLIIEDADRFGLSQLYQLRGRVGRSSRIGYAYFLHATNRVLNEVAEERLQAIKEFTELGSGFKIAMRDLNIRGAGNLLGKQQHGFIDSVGFDLYSQMLEEAVNEKRGIKEETPVPELELDLKLDAYLPAEYIRNEQAKIEIYKKLRATESMEQLMDIKDELLDRFNAYPTEVEQLLDSVEIKVHLLHVGVQSVKDTGKTIEILLTQKGTNDIDGEALFKNTLALGRAMKVGVQDGCMKVTLTKGKQWLESLKFLAKTLEESLRLPHEV, via the coding sequence ATAATCAATGAAATTATAAATAGAGACTCGAGATTTAAAGATTTAGCAGAGCAAGTCGGTCAATCCAATGTGCTCGTGACAGGATTAACCCCTGCCGCGAAAGCATCTATCATTGCGGAACTTTATCAATCGGACCACCGCCAAGTCGTTTTGGTTACAAACAATTTATATCAAGCGGACAAGATTGAAGCGGATTTATTACAGTTTGTTCCGGCTGATGAAGTGTATAAATATCCTGTTCAAGATATTATGACAGAAGAATTTTCAACGCAAAGCCCGGAATTAATGAGTGAACGTGTACGAACGTTAACAGCACTCGCGAATGATCGTCGCGGGTTATTTATCGTCCCTTTAAATGGCTTGAAAAAGTTGCTCACACCCAAAAAAATGTGGCGCGACCATCAAATGACTTTTGAAGTGGGCGACGATATTGAGATTGACGCGTTTTTAGAAAAATTAGTGAGCATGGGATATCGACGTGAATCGGTCGTATCCAATATTGGTGAATTTTCGGTGCGTGGTGGCATTATTGATGTGTATCCGTTACTAGGTGAACCGATTCGAATTGAACTGTTCGATACGGAAGTGGATTCGATTCGCCAATTCGATGTAGAGACGCAACGTTCATCAGAAAATATCGACAGTGCGGAAATTACGACGGCGCATGATTATATTATGACAGAGGCCGTACGACAACAGATGATGACAGCGTTGAAGTCTGCTTACGAAACGACGCGACCTAAAATTGACAAGTCAGTACGTCAAGATTTGAAAGAGACGTATGACAGTTTTCAAATGATTGAGGATACACATTTTGATCCCCAAATATTGCGTCGTTTAGTGGCGTTTATGTACGAGACGCCTACAACGATTTTAGATTACCTCAAAGATAATGCGGTTATTTTAGTTGATGAATACAATCGTGTTCGCGAAACTGAGGATTCATTGTCGGTTGAAACAGAAGACTTTTTACAGAATTTGATTGAAAGTGGTAAAGGTTTTATCGGACAGCGTTTTATGGATGATGAGGCATTTGATCGAATGTTACGCCAGTTCAAAATTACGTTTTTCACGTTGTTTACCGCTTCAATGCAAATGAAGTTAGACGACATGATTAAGTTTTCGTGTAAACCGGTCCAACAATTTTACGGGCAATACGACATTATGACTTCTGAATTCCAACGCTATATGCGACAAGAAGACCGTGTCGTCGTCATGGTAGAAACGGCAACGAAAAAAGAACGTATTCAGGCGATGTTAAGTGAGATGCACATTCCTACCTTGTTAGAGCCTGACGTTGACACAATGGCGCCTGGACATGCGGCGATTATTGAGGGCAGCTTGTCAGAAGGCTTCGAACTCCCTTACATGTCGCTCGTTGTCGTGACAGAACGTGAATTGTTTAAGTCTAAGCAGAAAAAGAGTACGAAAAAGCGACGCAAAACGTTAAGTAATGCGGAAAAAATTAAATCATACCAAGAATTGAATGTTGGCGATTATGTCGTGCACGTCCATCATGGTGTAGGGCGCTACCTCGGCGTGGAAACTTTAGCAGTAGGTGACGTACACCGCGACTATATTAAAATTCAGTATCAAGGCACAGACCAACTCTTTGTACCTGTCGATCAAATGGAGCAAGTGCAAAAATATGTCGGTTCAGAAGATAAATCGCCAAAGCTATATAAGTTAGGTGGCAGCGAATGGAAGAAAACGAAAGCGAAAGTTCAGCGCAGTGTAGAAGATATTGCGGATGAACTCATTGCTTTATATAAAGAACGCGAACAATCTGTCGGTTATCAATTTGGACCAGATACAGAAGAACAATACGCGTTTGAAATGGATTTCCCATATGATTTAACGGATGACCAAGCGAAATCGATTATCGAAATTAAAAATGACATGGAAAGCCAAAGACCTATGGACCGTCTGTTATGTGGTGACGTAGGTTACGGTAAAACTGAAGTAGCTGTCAGAGCGGCTTTCAAAGCAGTGATGTCAGGGAAACAAGTCGCATTTTTAGTGCCGACGACCATTTTAGCGCAACAACATTATGAGACGTTGATTGAGCGGATGCGTGATTTCCCTGTCGAAATTCATTTGATGAGTCGTTTTCGTACTCCTAAAGAAGTGCGCGAGACAAAAGAAGGTTTGAAATCAGGCTTTGTGGACATCGTTGTAGGGACACATAAGTTGCTCGGTAAAACGGTTGAGTACAAAGATTTAGGCTTACTTATTGTCGATGAAGAACAACGCTTTGGTGTGCGTCATAAAGAAAAAATTAAGCAGTTAAAAGCAAATGTCGATGTACTAACGTTAACTGCGACACCGATTCCGCGTACGTTGCATATGAGTATGTTGGGCGTACGTGACTTATCGATTATTGAAACACCACCAGAAAACCGCTTCCCAGTCCAAACGTATGTCTTAGAGCAAAATACTAATTTTATTAAAGAAGCTTTAGAACGCGAACTTTCTAGAGACGGCCAAGTGTTTTATCTCTACAACCGTGTAAGCGCCATTTACGAAAAGCGTGAACAACTTCAAATGTTGATGCCAGACGCTTCAATTGGTGTCGCGCACGGTCAATTGCCAGAACGTGACTTGGAAGAAACGATGCTCGACTTTATTAATGGAGAGTACGACATTTTAGTGACGACGACGATTATCGAAACAGGTGTCGATGTACCGAATGCGAATACACTCATTATTGAAGATGCTGATCGCTTTGGTTTGAGTCAGCTGTATCAATTGCGTGGGCGTGTCGGTCGTTCGAGTCGTATCGGGTATGCGTATTTCCTTCACGCAACGAATCGCGTATTGAATGAAGTCGCTGAAGAACGTCTCCAAGCGATTAAAGAATTTACCGAACTCGGCAGTGGCTTTAAAATTGCGATGCGTGATTTGAACATTCGGGGTGCAGGTAACTTACTCGGTAAACAACAGCACGGTTTCATTGATTCGGTCGGCTTTGACTTGTACTCACAAATGTTAGAAGAAGCGGTAAACGAAAAGCGTGGCATTAAAGAAGAAACGCCGGTCCCTGAGCTAGAGTTAGACTTGAAACTCGATGCATATTTACCAGCCGAATACATTCGCAATGAACAAGCGAAAATTGAAATTTACAAGAAGTTGAGAGCGACTGAAAGTATGGAGCAATTGATGGATATTAAAGATGAATTGCTCGATCGTTTCAATGCGTATCCAACAGAGGTTGAGCAATTGTTAGATTCTGTAGAGATTAAAGTCCATCTCCTTCACGTCGGTGTGCAATCCGTGAAAGATACAGGCAAAACGATTGAAATTTTATTAACGCAAAAAGGTACAAATGATATTGACGGTGAAGCATTATTTAAAAATACATTGGCGCTCGGTCGTGCAATGAAAGTCGGCGTACAAGATGGCTGTATGAAAGTGACATTGACGAAAGGGAAGCAATGGCTCGAATCGCTGAAGTTTTTAGCGAAGACGTTGGAAGAAAGTTTGAGACTCCCGCATGAAGTCTAA
- the pth gene encoding aminoacyl-tRNA hydrolase: MKCIVGLGNIGKKYEYTRHNIGFEVIDHLLDRHQIKLDKQKFRGAYTIERINGEKVMLIEPLTLMNLSGEAVAPLMDYYDVEVDDLLVLYDDLDLAQGHVRLRQKGSAGGHNGMKSIIQMLGTSDFKRIRIGIDRPSNGMAVKDYVLQRFSTNEMKVMDTVIQHVADAVEAFIGNEKFENVMNRYNGEAK; encoded by the coding sequence ATGAAGTGTATTGTAGGCTTAGGTAATATAGGAAAAAAATATGAATATACGCGACATAATATCGGTTTTGAAGTCATCGATCATTTACTTGATAGACATCAAATCAAACTCGACAAACAAAAGTTTCGTGGCGCTTATACAATAGAGCGCATCAATGGTGAAAAAGTGATGCTCATCGAACCATTGACTTTGATGAATTTGTCAGGTGAAGCGGTTGCCCCTCTGATGGATTACTATGATGTAGAGGTAGATGATTTACTCGTACTGTATGATGATTTAGATTTAGCACAAGGTCATGTACGTTTACGTCAAAAAGGTAGTGCTGGTGGACATAACGGCATGAAATCCATCATCCAAATGTTAGGCACGAGTGACTTTAAACGTATTCGTATTGGTATTGATCGTCCTTCGAATGGGATGGCGGTCAAGGATTATGTATTACAGCGCTTTTCAACCAATGAAATGAAAGTGATGGATACAGTCATTCAACATGTGGCAGATGCCGTAGAAGCATTTATAGGAAACGAAAAATTCGAAAATGTAATGAATCGATATAATGGTGAGGCTAAGTGA
- a CDS encoding 50S ribosomal protein L25/general stress protein Ctc, translating to MASLKSIIRQGKQTRGDLRKIREAGKVPAVVYGYGTKNVSVKVDEVEFIKLIREVGRNGVIELGVGSKQIKVMVSDYQYDSLKNQITHIDFLAINMTEERTVEVPVHLIGEAVGAKEGGVVEQPLFNLEITATPDSIPEYIEVDVTELNINDSLSVADVKISGDFTIENDAEDTIVSVVAPTEEPTEEEIEAMEGESTQEEPEVVGESSDEEAKEEE from the coding sequence ATGGCTTCATTAAAGTCTATTATTCGTCAAGGTAAACAAACTCGCGGTGACTTACGTAAAATCCGTGAAGCAGGTAAAGTACCAGCAGTTGTTTATGGTTACGGTACTAAAAACGTATCAGTTAAAGTAGATGAAGTAGAATTCATCAAATTGATTCGTGAAGTTGGACGTAACGGTGTGATTGAACTTGGTGTAGGTTCAAAACAAATCAAAGTAATGGTATCAGATTACCAATACGACTCACTTAAAAACCAAATTACACATATTGACTTCTTAGCAATCAATATGACTGAAGAGCGTACTGTAGAAGTACCTGTTCACTTAATTGGTGAAGCTGTTGGCGCTAAAGAAGGCGGCGTAGTTGAACAACCATTATTCAACTTAGAAATCACTGCTACACCAGACAGCATTCCTGAATATATCGAAGTAGATGTTACTGAATTAAACATCAACGACAGCTTATCAGTAGCTGATGTTAAAATTTCTGGTGACTTCACTATCGAAAACGATGCTGAAGATACAATCGTTTCAGTTGTTGCACCTACTGAAGAGCCAACTGAAGAAGAAATCGAAGCAATGGAAGGCGAATCTACTCAAGAAGAGCCAGAAGTTGTGGGTGAATCTTCAGACGAGGAAGCAAAAGAAGAAGAATAA
- a CDS encoding ribose-phosphate diphosphokinase: MLNTEYKNSSLKIFSLKGNEPLAQEVADHVGVELGKCTVKRFSDGEIQINIEESIRGCDVFIIQPTSNPVNVHLMELLIMIDACKRASAANITIVVPYYGYARQDRKARSREPITAKLVADLFETAGADRMIALDLHAPQIQGFFDIPIDHLMGVPILADYFLKNKEIDPEKSVVVSPDHGGVTRARKLADILKTPIAIIDKRRPKPNVAEVMNIVGEIEGRTAIIIDDIIDTAGTITLAAQALKDKGATEVFACCTHPVLSGPAKERIENSAIKELVVTNSIQLNDEQKPNNITELSVAELLAQAIVRVYERESVSVLFD, from the coding sequence ATGTTAAACACCGAATATAAAAATTCGTCTTTGAAAATTTTCTCGTTGAAAGGTAACGAACCACTTGCACAAGAAGTCGCAGATCATGTAGGTGTTGAATTAGGTAAATGTACAGTTAAACGTTTTAGTGATGGTGAAATTCAAATTAATATTGAAGAAAGTATTCGTGGTTGTGATGTGTTCATTATCCAACCGACTTCTAACCCTGTAAATGTACATTTGATGGAACTTCTTATTATGATTGATGCATGTAAACGTGCTTCAGCAGCAAACATTACGATTGTTGTGCCATACTACGGTTATGCACGCCAAGACCGCAAAGCCCGCAGCCGTGAGCCAATTACAGCGAAGTTAGTGGCTGATTTATTCGAAACAGCTGGCGCGGATCGTATGATTGCATTAGATTTACATGCACCTCAAATTCAAGGATTCTTTGATATTCCGATTGATCACTTGATGGGTGTTCCGATCTTAGCGGACTATTTCTTGAAAAATAAAGAAATCGATCCAGAAAAAAGTGTTGTTGTATCACCAGACCATGGCGGTGTGACACGCGCACGTAAATTAGCAGATATTCTGAAAACACCTATCGCTATTATTGATAAACGTCGTCCAAAACCGAATGTGGCAGAAGTGATGAACATTGTGGGTGAAATTGAAGGACGCACAGCGATTATTATTGATGACATTATTGATACGGCGGGTACGATTACTTTAGCGGCACAAGCGTTAAAAGATAAAGGTGCCACAGAAGTATTCGCTTGTTGTACACACCCTGTATTATCGGGTCCAGCGAAAGAACGTATCGAAAATTCAGCCATTAAAGAATTAGTCGTAACGAACTCAATCCAATTAAACGACGAACAAAAGCCAAACAATATTACAGAACTTTCTGTAGCAGAATTGTTAGCACAAGCGATCGTACGTGTGTATGAACGCGAATCTGTGAGTGTATTATTTGACTAA
- the glmU gene encoding bifunctional UDP-N-acetylglucosamine diphosphorylase/glucosamine-1-phosphate N-acetyltransferase GlmU: MQKHAIVLAAGKGTRMKSKQAKVLHQVAGKPMIGHVIDQVRASGVDQVVTIVGHGAESVKEKLGDASLYSFQQEQLGTAHAVKTAAEHLSAKEGITLVVCGDTPLITSATLSRLVAHHEQEGAQATVLSATAPQPFGYGRIVRDAQGQLMEIVEEKDANDSQKAITEISSGIFVFDNQTLFEMLERVDNNNAQGEYYLPQVLTLILQNEGKVAVYHTDDFEEIMGVNDRVALSRAEKAFRQRINTYHMQNGVTLIDPDSTYIGAEVEIGADTIIEQGVQLSGHTVVGEGVTVGQYSQVHNSHIHDAVTIKHSVITDAVVGAKSTVGPFAQLRPGADLGKETKVGNFVEIKKARLDDEAKVSHLSYIGDAEIGARTNVGCGSITVNYDGVNKFKTIVGKDAFIGCNTNLIAPVTVGDGSLIAAGSTITDEIPKNSLALARSKQVTKPGYMTQKEQ, translated from the coding sequence ATGCAAAAACATGCAATCGTTTTAGCAGCGGGTAAAGGCACAAGGATGAAATCGAAGCAAGCTAAAGTACTGCATCAAGTTGCCGGGAAGCCGATGATTGGTCATGTCATTGATCAAGTGCGTGCTTCTGGTGTTGATCAAGTTGTCACTATCGTCGGTCACGGTGCGGAAAGTGTAAAAGAGAAGTTAGGGGATGCTTCTTTATATAGCTTTCAACAAGAACAACTTGGTACGGCACACGCTGTAAAGACAGCAGCTGAGCATTTATCAGCAAAAGAAGGGATTACACTTGTCGTTTGTGGTGACACACCGTTAATTACAAGTGCAACATTGTCTCGTTTAGTGGCACATCACGAACAAGAAGGCGCACAAGCAACTGTGTTATCAGCGACAGCGCCTCAACCGTTTGGCTATGGTCGTATTGTCCGTGATGCGCAAGGTCAATTGATGGAAATTGTTGAAGAAAAGGATGCCAATGACAGTCAGAAAGCAATCACTGAAATCAGTTCGGGTATTTTCGTTTTTGACAATCAGACGCTATTTGAGATGTTAGAACGTGTGGACAACAATAATGCGCAAGGTGAATACTACTTGCCGCAAGTTTTAACGTTAATTCTTCAAAATGAGGGTAAAGTCGCAGTTTATCATACGGATGATTTCGAGGAGATTATGGGTGTCAATGATCGTGTGGCGTTAAGTCGAGCTGAAAAAGCTTTTCGCCAACGTATCAATACGTACCACATGCAAAACGGCGTAACCTTGATTGACCCTGATTCAACTTATATTGGTGCTGAAGTTGAAATCGGTGCAGATACCATTATCGAGCAAGGTGTTCAATTGTCAGGGCATACCGTTGTCGGTGAAGGTGTCACAGTCGGTCAATATTCTCAAGTACACAATAGTCACATTCATGACGCTGTGACGATTAAGCATTCGGTGATTACTGATGCAGTCGTCGGTGCCAAGTCTACAGTAGGACCATTCGCACAATTACGTCCAGGCGCAGATTTGGGCAAAGAAACGAAAGTCGGTAACTTTGTTGAAATTAAAAAAGCACGCTTAGACGACGAAGCAAAAGTGTCACATCTCAGTTATATTGGCGATGCAGAAATTGGGGCAAGAACAAATGTCGGTTGTGGTTCCATCACTGTGAACTATGATGGCGTCAACAAGTTTAAAACGATTGTAGGTAAAGATGCGTTTATCGGCTGTAATACGAATCTCATCGCACCTGTGACTGTAGGAGACGGTTCGCTTATTGCAGCAGGTTCTACAATTACAGATGAAATTCCTAAAAATAGCTTAGCACTCGCGCGTTCAAAACAAGTGACAAAACCGGGATACATGACTCAAAAAGAGCAATAG